The genomic DNA CGCGTCGTCGCCGACGGGGCGCACCGCCGGGCGGTCGACCTGGTCTGCGCCCGCGCCCACGACTGGCTGGTCGTGCACGGCGACTCGGTGATGGACGCCGTGCAGGGCGGCGCCCCGGGATGGACGCCGCGGTTCGTGGACCGGAAGGTCGGGGAGCGGGTCTACAAGGAGCTGCTGCGGTTCGTCACCGAGATGCGCGACATGCCGGGGCACCCGGCGCGGGGCGCGATCGACCGTTTCCTCGGGGACTTCGCGACGGACCTCCAGGCGGACACCGAGACGCGGACGCGCGTGGAGCGCCTGAAGTCGGAGCTGGTGGCGCGGCCGGAGGTGCAGGACGTCATCGCGTCGGCGTGGGGGGCCGTACGCGCGATGATCGTGTCGGCGGCGGAGGACGAGCGGAGCGAGCTGCGGCTGCGGGCACGCGCCTCCCTGCTCTCCCTGGGCGCCCGGCTGACGACGGACGCGCAGCTCCAGCGGAAGGTCGAGGGCTGGCTGGAGGACGCGGCGGCGTACGTGGTGACGACCTACCGGGGGGAGATCACCTCGCTGATCACCGACACGGTGGCGAGCTGGGACGCCGACCAGACCTCCCGCAAGATCGAGGCGCACATCGGCCGCGACCTGCAGTTCATCCGCATCAACGGCACGGTGGTGGGCGCACTGGCGGGCCTGCTGATCCACACGGTCTCCCACGCCCTGGGCGGATGACCGGACGCCCGCCCGGCACCCGCGGGGAGGCGCCCGCCGGTACGCGGGCGCCCGGACCGGCGGGGGTCAGCCGGCGCGCCGGGTGACCGCCCAGGAGGCCAGGGCCATCCCGCCGGCGACGGAGAACACCGCCGGCCAGGCTCCGATCCTCTTCGCCAGCGGGTGCGACCCGGCGAACGCCGCGACGTACGCGGCACTCAGCCCGGCCGCCGCGGCGTTGCCGCCGCGCCGACGCCACTCCCGCGCGGCCACCGCCCCCGCGGCGGCCAGCGCCACCCCGCCGAGCGGCCGCTTCTTCGTCCACCGGGCGACCCCGTACCCGCCGACGAGCCCGCCCGCGGCGACGACCGACACCGGAACCCTGGCCATACGACAACCCTCCTGCCACATCGACGACCCCCCGAGGCTAACCCGCCCTTCCCGCGCCCCGGCCCGCCCCCGCCGCCGGGCCCGAGCCCCGATCGCCCCGCGCCCCGGGTCCGGGCCCCGAACCTTCGCCGTCGGGTCCGGGCCACCGCGCCCCTGTCGCCCCGGCCCGGGGACGGCTGCCCTCCGCGGCCCGCGGACGGCGGCGCCCGGCCGGGGCGGGGCGCGGTGAGGCGGCGGGACGGTGGGGACGCGGGGAACGGCGGTGCGGCGGTGCGGCGGTGCGAGGGGGGGAGGGGGCGGTGGCGGCCGTGGACGCGGGGGCGCGGTGGTGCGGGGTGGTGCGCGGTGGGACGCCCCCGTGGAGGTCAGCCCTCGCAGCCGACGCCGTCGCCGTCGCGGTCGAGGTGGCGGCCGTAGCCCGGGTCGCCGCGGTGGACCGGGGCGGCGCCGGCGGCGCGGGCCGCGGAGCAGTTGCCGTAGTAGGCGTCGCCATCGGACGCGCCGTCGCCCGACCCGCCGTACCCGTCGCCCGACCCGCCGCCGTCGGCCTCGCGGGCGACCGTGGCCGTCGCCGTGACGGTCGCCGTCGCGGTCACCGTCTCGGTGGCGGTGACCGTGGCCGCCGGGGCCGGTTCGGCGGACGGGGACGCGGTGAGGGTGGCCGTGGCGGTGGCCGTGGCGGTCACCGTGACGGCCGGGGACGCTCCAGCCGCCGCCCCACCGCCCGCGTCGCCCGCGTCGCCGGTCGCGCCGCAGCCGGCGCCGATCAGCAGCAGGAGCAGACCGCCGCCCCACACGCGCTTCATGCGGCGCAGCGGCCGCTGCGTCCCCGGGACCGGGGGCGGGGACGGGACGGGGGGCTGGTGGTACGGATTGCTCATGGACACAGGTCTCCCTCGCGCACACAGGACCGGGACGTGTGGGGGGAGGGTCGGGCCGGCCGACGGTGGTTCAGGATGAAACTACCGCGGACGGGTGGAACGTGAGGGGTGAACGGCCGCACTCGTGTCCGACGCCCGCGCCGTGCCCCCGGCCCTACGCCGTGCCCCCGGCCCTACGCCGTGCCCCCGGCCCTACGCCGTGCCCCCGGCCCTGCAACAGCACCCGGGGCCTTACGGCCGTGCCCCCGGCCCTTGTCACTGCGTTCCCCGGTCCTACAGCCGCATCCCGCCGTGGCAGTCGGCGTACGGGGTGTCCGAGCCGCACCAGCAGGGGGAGGTGCGCGGCGGGGGCCAGGGCAGGGCACGGCCCCGGGCGGCGAGGACCGTCGCGTACTGGGGGAGGAGCGCCGCGTGGGACGGGGAGGCGCCCTCGGACGCGGCGAACGCCTCGTACGACGGGACCGTGCCCCGCACGACGCCCAGGTTCGGGGTGCCCGCCGCGGCCAGTTCGCGCAGCGACGCCTCCAGGTCCGTCAGGTGCGCCTCGTGCGTCGGGTACTCGGCCTCCAGCTCCGGGTAGGCCGCCAGAAGCTCGGCCAGCTCCTCGCGCGGCCACAGCAGCACGGCGACCGGGAAGGGGCGGGACAGGGCCGAGCGGTACGAGCCGAGCTCGCTGCGCAGCCGGATGATCTCCGCCCGGAGCTCCGCCGGGTCCGACGACCCCAGCGCCCAGGTCCGCTTCGGGTCGTGCAGCTCGTCCAGCGGGACCGCGCCCGTGTGCAGCCGGTCCGCCAGGACGTCCCAGTCGTCGTGCTCCCGCCCCAGCAGGCGCCGCACCCGGTGGCGGGAGGTGAGCAGCGACTGCGCCGCGTACGGCACCTCCTGCTCGTGCGGCAGCGGCACCAGCGCCCGCGCCGCCGCCGTGAACGTCTCCTCCGACGCCTCCAGCTCGTCGTGGGCCTCCAGCGCCTCCCCGGCGATCTCCCACGCCGCCGCGTCCGTCGGCGTCGTCGCCCGCAGGCCGTCGATGATGGCGCGGGCCTCCGCCTCGTGGCTGTACTCCCACAGGTTCGCCGCCTTCAGCGCCCGCACCAGGTGGGGGTCGTCCGGCCCGGGGGGCGTGGACAGCAGCGTGTCGTACAGCGTCGTCGCGCGGGCGCGGTCACCGGCCAGCTCCAGGTGCGCGGCCGCCCGCAGGAACAGCGGCTCGCGGTCCCCGGGGTACTGCTCCGCGGCGCGCAGCAGGCGCTCGGCTTCGTTGGTGTGGTCAGCAGGCGTGTCGAGGCGCATGGTCACCACCGTACTGCCGTGCGCCCCGCCCCCAGAGGGGGCGTGGGCGGACCGGCCGGGCACGCGGCGGGACACCCGCCCGGCCGGCGGGGAGGGCCCCGCGCACGTCCGGCCCGCCGGGCACCGGGGCGCCCGCCGGGTGAACTCCTGTACGGTGACGGGGAGAACAGCCGTCCGGAGAGGGGGAGGCCGCGTGTACGGGACGTTCCTGCGCCTGCTGCTGCCGCTCCTCCTCGCCGTCGCCCTTCTGACGGACGGGCCCTCCCTCCCCGCCGTGGCGCTCGCCGCCGCCGCACTCGTCGCCTGCGCCGTCGTCGGCGCCCGCGCCGTCCCGTCCGTGCCGCCCACGCGGGTGCGCACCGCCCTGCGCGACCGGGACCGGCGCACCGCGTTCCTGCCGCAGCGCGACCCCGACGCCTCGGGGCGCCGCCGTCCCAGGGCGCCCGGACGCCGTCTCCCGGCGGCGGTCGCGGCCACGACCCGCTGACCCACCGGGCTTCACCGGCCCCGTCGAGGGTTCACCGGCCCATCGGGCTTCACCGGGATCCCGCGCGTGCTGAGGCGCTGGTCCGTCGGTCCGTCGGTCCGTCGGTCCGTCGACTGCGGGCGGGTGTTCCCCGCGCGCCCCGGGCCGCCCGCTCCGCCGCCACGCCGTGCGTTCCCCACTCCGGCCCGGCCGTCGGTACGACGGCACGACGACTCAGAGGTCTCCCTTGTCCGCCTTCGTGGATTTCCTGCTGTGGTTCTCCGGTTTCGTCCCGGCTCCCGCCGCGATCGTCCTGCTCACCGTTCTCGTACGCGCCGCCCTCCTCCCGCTCGCCGTCGCCGCCGCGCGCGGCCAGCGGGCCCGCGCCCGGCTCGCGCCGCAGGTCGCGGCGGTGCGGAAGAAGTACGCCCGCGATCCGGACCGCCTCCAGCGGGCCGTGCTCGACCTGTACGCGCGCGAGCGGGTGTCGCCGCTCGCCGGGTGCCTGCCGGGCCTCCTCCAGGTGCCGGTCTTCTTCCTGCTGTACCACCTGTTCTCCCGTGACGAGCTGTCCGGCCACGCGCTGCTCGGGGCGTCGCTGGACGGCCGGTGGACCGACGCCCTCGCCCAGGGCGGTCCCCTCGGGTCGGCCGGACTGGTGTACCTGGCGCTGTTCGCCCTGGTCGCCGCCGTCGCCGCGTACACCTACCGCGCCACCCGGGCGCAGACGGCCGCGCTGGGGGCGGAAGCGGCCGCGCCCGGCATGGGGGCGCTGCTCAGGGTGATGCCGCTGATGCCGTTCGCCACTCTCCTGACCGTCGCCGTCGTCCCGCTGGCGGCCGCGCTGTACGTGGTGACCAGCACGACCTGGAGCGCGGCCGAACGGGCCGTACTGCACCGGCCGGAGCGGCCCGGCGCGTGAGCGTCGGCCGGGCGGACGGCGGTGCGGGGAACCGGCCGGTCCCGGCCCGTGCTCCGGCGTCCGGCCCGGGTCCCCGGCCCGGCCGGGTGCTGGGCCGATCGGGCGCATCGTGCCGTACGGGCGGAGAAGGGCCCCGCGCCGGTGGAAGACCTTCGGGGACGACCGGCCGGCGAGCAGCGGAGGCAGTCCCCATGCGCGTACGTACCTCCCCGGCCGTCGCGGCGGCGCTGGCCGCCCTCGCGATCCCGTCGCTCCCGGCCCCGGCCCCGAGGCCCGCCGCGCAGGGCGTGTACGCCGGGAGGACCACGTACGCCGCGCACGCCGGGAGCACCGCCCACGCCGCATACGCCGCTGGGACCGAGCACACCGGTGGCACCGGGCACCTCGGCGGTGCCCGGCACGCCGGCGGCACCGCGTCCACCGGACCGCGTGCCGGTGCGACGGTCGACGGCCGCGAACCGAGCTGCGGCGACCCGGAGGCCGCGGCCTTCCCGATCCGCACCCGCATCGCCGGCGGACCGGCGGTGTACGAGGCGGGCGCGGCACCCCGCACCTGGTACGTCGAGCTGACGAACACCACCCGGCGGCCGTGCCGCAACATCCACCCGGTGATCGTCCTCACCGACGCCTCGGGCCGGCTCGCGCCGGCCTCGGTCCGCATGGCGTTCTCCACCGCACCGGGCGGACCCCCGCGCGCGGTACGGGCCGAGCACACCGACCACCGCGAGGTCGTCGGCGTCCTCGACGACGACACCGACCGCGCCTTCGGCGGCTTCACGGTCCCGCCGTCCGGCACGGTCCGCGTCCCGGTGCACCTCGCCTTCGCGTCCGGCACCCGCCCGGACGAGGTGACGGCCGCCGCGGCGGTGGTGCAGCGCAGGGGCGGCGACGGCGACTGGGTCGGCACGTCCCCGCCGTACCGCTTCGCCCTCACCGCCCCGGCCGCCGGCACCGGGCCCGGCACCCCGCCTCCCCCGGCCGCCTCCCCCGGGAACTGGCCGGTACGGGCCACCGCGCGGCGCCGGGCCTCCTCCCCCTCGCGGCGGTGTCGGCCGGCTGCCTCGTCCTCGGCGCCCTCTCCCTCCGTCTGGCGCGGAGGCGCGCCCGCGCGCACCCGCCCCGTCGCTGACGGGGGTTCGGGGCGTACCGGGCCGACGGGGCCCCCACCGCGCCCGGAACGGTCCGCCGCGCCGCGGCGGACCGGGCTCACCCCGCCGGCGGGTGGGCGGGGTGGGGCCAGCGCGCCGCGATGCGGCTGCGGAGCCCGCGCAACTCGTGGCAGACGGTCGTCAGCGGAGTGGCCATCGCCTCCGCCAGTACGGAGGAGGTGATGGCGAGGGCGTCGTCGGGCTGCCCGGCGCAGGCGTGGCAGTCGGCCCGCCGCAGTGAGAGGAGTACGGCCGACGGCCGCTGACCGGCGGGCACCAGCCGTATGGAGTACTCGGTGGCGCTCAGCGCGGCACGCGCGAGCCCGCGGTCCGCCGCGCAGACGGCGATGTCCCGCAGCGCCCCGCCGATGCCCGCCTCGACCAGGGCGCGGCCCCGCTCACCCGAGATCCACTCCGGTCCGTCCCCGTCGTCCGGGCCGCGCTCGTCCAGGAGGGCCCGCGCCCGGGCGACGTTGCGGGTGGTCTCCCCCAGGTCGCCGAGGGCGGCGTGACCGCGCGCGAGGTTCAGGTGGCCCAGCGCGCGGACCCAGACGCGGTCGCGGGCGGTCGCGAGGAGGGCCTCGGCGTACTCCACGGCACTGGCGCCGTCGTGCTCCATGCGGGCGAGGAGGTTCATGTCGCTGAGCAGGGCGGCCCGCTGGCCCACGTCCTCACCGTCCGCCGCCCACCGCAGCCCCCGGGTGAACAGCGCCATCGCGGCTCCGTGCTGTCCCCGGAGCATGCGCAGCTGCCCCGCGAGGGAGGCGTACGAGGCGGCCAGACGGTGCAGCGCCGTCCGGTACGGGCCCTCCGCCGACGCCAGCGCCCGCACGATCGGCCGGAGCACCGCCTCGACGGCGTCACCGCGGGGGAGGCCCTGCTCCGTGGCGGTGTGCAGGCGTACCGCCAGGTGGCCCGCCAGCACATGGACGGCGTCCGGCGCGGTGTGCCGGGCCGGATCCGACACGAAGGCGCGGTGGATCTCGGCGGCCCGTTCGGTCGGGGGGGACGGCGCAGTGGGCGGAGGGGTGCAGCGGGCAGTCGACGCCGTGGTGGGGCAACCGTACGGGCCAGGGGGCGTGGTCCGGTACGACCTGCGGGCCCTCACCGCCGCGGGAGGGGCCGGGCAGGCCGGGCAGCGGTTCCTCCCGCGGCGGCGTGCGGGACCGTCCGCCGTCGGCACCGGCCCAGTACCGGGCCAGCTCGCCGCCGGTGTCCAGGACGTGGTCGATGCGGCGGACCACGGCGAGGGAGGGCTTGCGGGCACCGGCCTCCCAGCGGCTCACCACACTGTGGTGGTAGCCGAGTTCCGCCGCGAGCCGGGCCTGGGACCAGCCGGACTGCCGCCGCAGACGGCGGAGCGAGGCCGCCAGCGGGGTCGCCGCCGGATCGGTCCCGTCCGTGACGGTAGCGGTCACCGTTCACTCCTGCAGGGTGGGGGTGGAGCGGGGTCGCACGAGTGTGGCCCGGATGGCGCCCGGACACAACGCTCCCCGCCCCGGGGCTCCGGAGGCCCGGAGGCCCGGAAGCCCGAGGCCCCGGAGCCCAGGGGGTCCGGAGCGCCGAGCCCCGGAGGTCCGGAGCCCAGGAAGCCCGAGGCCCCGGAGGCCAGGAGGGCCGAAGCCCCCGAGCCCCCGAGCCCCCGAGCCCCGACGGCCCGGAGGCCCGAGGACCCGGAGCGCCGAGCCCCGACGGCCCCCGATTCCCGACGGCCCCCGAGCGCCGGCCGTCCGGCCCCCGCGCGGCACCGGCCGGGCGGGGGCGGGGGCGGTTCGCGCTCGACGGCCCGTGGCGGGGACCGTCAGGGCCTGACGTACCCGAAGGTGTAGGCGCCGCTGCCGCTGACGGCGTGGACGCGGTAGCGGTAATAGCCGGAGGTGCCGGCGTAGGTGAGCTTCTCGTCCGCTCCGGAGGCGACGGACTGCGCGACGGTGGCCCAGCCCTGGCTCCCCCACTTCTGCAGGTACAGGTCGTAGTTGGCGGCGTCCGGGCCGTCGAGGCAGCCCTCGTGCCGGGCGCTCACGGCGCTGTGGTAGAAGCCGCCCTCGGGCTGGTAGGCGCTGCCGCCCGTGGCGAGGGCGCCCCTCCTCACGTACGGGTACTTGTCGCAGCCGCCGGCGGGGGCGGTGACGGTGAGGGAGAAGGACGCGGTGCGGGCGACCCCCTCGCCGGTGCCGGTGACGGTGACGGTGTGGACACCGGCCGGGACGGTGGCGTCGGTCGCCACGGTCAGCGCGGCCGACTCACCGCTGGTCACCGTGTCCACGTCGAAGGCGGCCTTCGCACCCGTGGGCAGACCGGCGACGGACAGCGCCACCTGCTGCGGGGCACCGGACACGGTGGACGTCCCGACCGTGAGGGTGGTCTTGGCGCCCGGCTCCAGGGAGACGTTCGACGGGTCCACGGTCACCGAGAAGTCGTCCTCGACGGGGCCGCTCCTCACCAGGTGGAGCAGTTTGTTGGGCGAGCCGGTGCCGGGGTTGGCGACCACGCCGGCGGTGGCGTCGGCGACCATGGCGTCCCGCACCTGCCGCGGCATGTACGAGGGGTGGGCCGCCGTCACCACCGCGGCGAGCCCGGCGGCGTGGGGCGCGGCCATGGAGGTGCCGCTGATCCTGGTCGTGGCGGTGTCACCGGTGTGCCAGGCGGAGGTGATGCCGACTCCGGGCGCGAACAGGTCCAGGCAGGTGCCGTGGTTGGAGAAGGAGGCACGCCGGTCGGCTTCGTCGGTGGCCCCGATCGTGATGGCCTCCGGCGTGCTCGCCGGAGAGGTCCGGCAGGCGTCCGCGTTGTCGTTGCCCGCCGCGACCACGAACGTCACGCCGTCGCCGATGGCGGCGGCGACCGCGTCGTTGACCGACTGCATCGTGCCGCCGCCGATGCTCATGTTGGCCACGGCCGGCTCCCCGGGGTCGTGGTCCGCGGTCACCCACTCGATCCCGGCGATCACGTCGCTCCAGGCGCCCCGCCCGCCGCAGTCCATGATCCGTACCGGTACGACGGTGGCGCCCTTGGCGATGCCGTAGGAGGTGCCGGCCGCCGTCCCGGCCACGTGGGTGCCGTGGCCGTTGCAGTCGCCGGGGTCGTCGTCGTTGTCGACGATGTCCCGTCCGCCGACGACCCTGCCGCCGAAGTCCGTGTGGGTCGCCCGGACACCGGTGTCCAGGATGTACACCCGCACGCCGGCGGCCGTGTTGGGGTAGGTGTAGGAGTCGTCCAGCGGCAGCGCGCGCTGGTCGACCCGGTCCAGTCCCCACGAGGGCGTCGGCGTCTGCGTGCCCACCGTGCGCACCGTGCGGTCCTGCTCCACGTACGAGACCGCCGGATCGGCGGCCAGGCGCCGGGCCGCCTCGCGCGACATCCGCACGCCGAAGCCGTGCAGCGCGTCCTGGTAGGTGCGGGTCACCGTCCCGCCGTAGGCGTCGGCCAGTCTCATGGCGCGGGCGCCGACGCCCGACGAGGTGACGGCGCTTTCACGCAGGACGACGATGTACGCCCCGTCGATCGCGCCCGGTCCGCCGTCGCCGAGTATCGCGCCGGTCCGCGGCGCCGGCTCCGCGGCGGGTGCCGCGCCGGCCGGCGCCTGGGTCAGCGCCAGTGCGGCGGCGGCCACGGTCACGACGGTGCGCCACCGGAATCCTAAAGTCATGCTCATGACAAATCGTGATCCTTCCATGCCCTGTGTCTCGTACGGCTCCCGGTGCGGACACGCGGGGCGCGGCCCCTGAAGCCGGGCCCGGCCGACGTTGTGCGGAACCGTCGCACCCGGGAGGCCGACTGGCAACCGGTGGGGCGGGCACCGCAAAGACCGGCAACCCTCGCCGTCGAGCGTCACGTCGGGTGACGGATCGGGGAGTCGTGCGCACCGTGCGTCACCGTTCTGCGGGGGCATCGGCAAATCCCGGCAAGCCCGCGGGGGCGACGGACGACCGGCGCGGCCGACGGAGACAGCCGGAACCGCGACCGGCCGGCCCGCGGGCGGCTCCCGGGGACGCCGGAACGGTCCGGGCCGCCCCGGCCCCGGCCCGGGGCGGCGGCTTCGCGGCGCCGCCCGCGGGCCGGAACGAAGGCACCCGCCCCCGCACGGCGGCGGGGGGCGGGTGACCGACGGTGCGGTGGTCGCGCGGTCAGCCGGCGGCCAGCACGGAGTCGACCCAGTCGCGGTAGGTCTGCGGCTGCCCGTTGTAGGCCAGGCGGCGGGCGATCTCCTTGCCGTCCACCAGGGCTATCAGCGTCGGGTAGCCCTTGATGAGGAAGCGCTTGTTCAGCGCGGGATAGGCGTCGCCGTTGACCTGCCCGAGCAGCCAGGCCCCGTCGTCGTCCCGGGCGAACTGCTGCATGTGCGGCCTCAGCTCCTTGCACGCGCTGCACCAGGGGGCGCCGAACTGCAGGATCACGGGCTTCTCGTGGGACTTCCGCACCACCTCGTCGATGTTCTCCGTGGTGACGGTGACCTCGATGTCGGGGTCGGGCGGGTTGACCGGCGGGTAGTCGCCGTTCTTGACGTCCTGGGTCCAGTACCAGAGCTTCACCCAGTCGGCGGAGGTGTCGTTGTAGCCCACGAACCTGGGCACCACGCCACTCTGGTCCTTGCCGTTGCGCAGCACCACCAGGGTGGGGAGCGTCGTGACGTCGAACCTGGCGTGCAGCTCCGGGAAGACCGCCCGGTCGACGCTGCCCACCATCCAGGCCCCGTTGGCGCGCTGCACCAGGTTGTGCAGGTCCTCGGCGAGCTTCTCGCAGCCCGTGCACATCTCGCTGCCGAAGTCGAGCACCACCGGCTTCTCGAACGAGTACCGGACGATCTGCTCCCAGTTCTCCGGGGTGACGTCCGTCTCCACCGGGGTCTCGACGACGCGTGCCGCCGTGCCCGCTTCCCGGGGGGCCGCCGTCGCGGGCGCGGCGGACAGGCC from Streptomyces sp. MRC013 includes the following:
- a CDS encoding DUF445 domain-containing protein, encoding MTGTGTRSARTAGAGGFSYTAEDAEKHRGVRRMKATATALLLLVAVVYALATWAEASGVAGWPGYVAAAAEAGMVGALADWFAVTALFRRPMGLPIPHTAIIPTKKDQLGEALGRFVGENFLSADVVRARLHALDVAGRLGTWLSEPAHAGRVTAELSTALRGALTVLRDADVQAVVGEAITRRAEAAEIAPGIGKTLGRVVADGAHRRAVDLVCARAHDWLVVHGDSVMDAVQGGAPGWTPRFVDRKVGERVYKELLRFVTEMRDMPGHPARGAIDRFLGDFATDLQADTETRTRVERLKSELVARPEVQDVIASAWGAVRAMIVSAAEDERSELRLRARASLLSLGARLTTDAQLQRKVEGWLEDAAAYVVTTYRGEITSLITDTVASWDADQTSRKIEAHIGRDLQFIRINGTVVGALAGLLIHTVSHALGG
- a CDS encoding excalibur calcium-binding domain-containing protein; amino-acid sequence: MSNPYHQPPVPSPPPVPGTQRPLRRMKRVWGGGLLLLLIGAGCGATGDAGDAGGGAAAGASPAVTVTATATATATLTASPSAEPAPAATVTATETVTATATVTATATVAREADGGGSGDGYGGSGDGASDGDAYYGNCSAARAAGAAPVHRGDPGYGRHLDRDGDGVGCEG
- a CDS encoding SEC-C domain-containing protein, with amino-acid sequence MRLDTPADHTNEAERLLRAAEQYPGDREPLFLRAAAHLELAGDRARATTLYDTLLSTPPGPDDPHLVRALKAANLWEYSHEAEARAIIDGLRATTPTDAAAWEIAGEALEAHDELEASEETFTAAARALVPLPHEQEVPYAAQSLLTSRHRVRRLLGREHDDWDVLADRLHTGAVPLDELHDPKRTWALGSSDPAELRAEIIRLRSELGSYRSALSRPFPVAVLLWPREELAELLAAYPELEAEYPTHEAHLTDLEASLRELAAAGTPNLGVVRGTVPSYEAFAASEGASPSHAALLPQYATVLAARGRALPWPPPRTSPCWCGSDTPYADCHGGMRL
- the yidC gene encoding membrane protein insertase YidC; its protein translation is MSAFVDFLLWFSGFVPAPAAIVLLTVLVRAALLPLAVAAARGQRARARLAPQVAAVRKKYARDPDRLQRAVLDLYARERVSPLAGCLPGLLQVPVFFLLYHLFSRDELSGHALLGASLDGRWTDALAQGGPLGSAGLVYLALFALVAAVAAYTYRATRAQTAALGAEAAAPGMGALLRVMPLMPFATLLTVAVVPLAAALYVVTSTTWSAAERAVLHRPERPGA
- a CDS encoding helix-turn-helix transcriptional regulator: MTATVTDGTDPAATPLAASLRRLRRQSGWSQARLAAELGYHHSVVSRWEAGARKPSLAVVRRIDHVLDTGGELARYWAGADGGRSRTPPREEPLPGLPGPSRGGEGPQVVPDHAPWPVRLPHHGVDCPLHPSAHCAVPPDRTGRRDPPRLRVGSGPAHRAGRRPCAGGPPGGTPAHRHGAGPPPR
- a CDS encoding S8 family peptidase — encoded protein: MSMTLGFRWRTVVTVAAAALALTQAPAGAAPAAEPAPRTGAILGDGGPGAIDGAYIVVLRESAVTSSGVGARAMRLADAYGGTVTRTYQDALHGFGVRMSREAARRLAADPAVSYVEQDRTVRTVGTQTPTPSWGLDRVDQRALPLDDSYTYPNTAAGVRVYILDTGVRATHTDFGGRVVGGRDIVDNDDDPGDCNGHGTHVAGTAAGTSYGIAKGATVVPVRIMDCGGRGAWSDVIAGIEWVTADHDPGEPAVANMSIGGGTMQSVNDAVAAAIGDGVTFVVAAGNDNADACRTSPASTPEAITIGATDEADRRASFSNHGTCLDLFAPGVGITSAWHTGDTATTRISGTSMAAPHAAGLAAVVTAAHPSYMPRQVRDAMVADATAGVVANPGTGSPNKLLHLVRSGPVEDDFSVTVDPSNVSLEPGAKTTLTVGTSTVSGAPQQVALSVAGLPTGAKAAFDVDTVTSGESAALTVATDATVPAGVHTVTVTGTGEGVARTASFSLTVTAPAGGCDKYPYVRRGALATGGSAYQPEGGFYHSAVSARHEGCLDGPDAANYDLYLQKWGSQGWATVAQSVASGADEKLTYAGTSGYYRYRVHAVSGSGAYTFGYVRP
- a CDS encoding thioredoxin domain-containing protein, which codes for MQLRALFRLARTSLTGVAAAAVLLAGAGLSAAPATAAPREAGTAARVVETPVETDVTPENWEQIVRYSFEKPVVLDFGSEMCTGCEKLAEDLHNLVQRANGAWMVGSVDRAVFPELHARFDVTTLPTLVVLRNGKDQSGVVPRFVGYNDTSADWVKLWYWTQDVKNGDYPPVNPPDPDIEVTVTTENIDEVVRKSHEKPVILQFGAPWCSACKELRPHMQQFARDDDGAWLLGQVNGDAYPALNKRFLIKGYPTLIALVDGKEIARRLAYNGQPQTYRDWVDSVLAAG